In Geminocystis sp. NIES-3709, a single genomic region encodes these proteins:
- a CDS encoding GntR family transcriptional regulator: MFYFRIQPDGNISPSQQLSDQIQFAIASRQYPPGHRLPSTRQLAILTGLHRNTISKVYKQLEEKGLVESIAGSGMYVKIQGNDYTSKSPSCLLQSYPDAEKVIKTGIDNLLQQGCNLEQIKQLFLEEVNWRLRCRALLLVTVPVTDLSTGKLMVLELEKALMIPIQLVPMEELNLVLNEINSVTVVTSRYFIHQVLEIVNPESTRVIPIDIYDYKQELQIIKKLPQNSYLGIVSLSGGILRVAEILVHSLRGNDITILTAQGNNKQKLINLVCTAHTIICDPHSYLIVKQTVKQVQEDLIRLPQIICSNSYIGEKSIDLLKRELGISNH; encoded by the coding sequence CAATATTTCTCCTTCTCAACAATTAAGTGATCAAATTCAATTTGCGATCGCATCTCGTCAATATCCTCCAGGTCATCGTTTACCTAGTACAAGACAACTAGCTATTCTAACAGGGTTACATAGAAATACAATTAGTAAAGTTTATAAACAACTGGAAGAAAAAGGGTTAGTAGAATCGATCGCTGGATCCGGTATGTACGTTAAAATACAAGGAAATGATTATACAAGCAAATCACCCTCCTGTTTATTACAATCTTATCCTGATGCCGAAAAAGTTATCAAAACTGGGATAGATAATCTTCTACAACAAGGGTGTAATTTGGAGCAGATTAAACAATTATTTTTAGAGGAAGTAAATTGGAGACTTCGGTGTCGTGCATTACTTCTAGTTACCGTACCGGTGACAGACTTAAGCACAGGAAAATTAATGGTATTAGAATTGGAAAAAGCCTTAATGATACCAATACAATTAGTACCGATGGAAGAACTAAATTTGGTCTTAAATGAGATTAATTCCGTTACAGTGGTGACAAGTCGTTATTTTATTCATCAAGTTTTAGAAATAGTTAATCCTGAATCTACGAGGGTTATTCCTATTGATATTTATGATTATAAACAGGAATTACAAATTATTAAAAAACTACCTCAAAACTCTTATTTAGGAATTGTGAGTTTAAGTGGAGGTATTTTGAGAGTTGCAGAGATTTTAGTTCATAGTTTGAGAGGGAATGATATTACTATTCTCACCGCTCAAGGAAACAATAAACAAAAATTAATAAACTTAGTTTGTACTGCTCATACTATTATTTGTGATCCTCATAGTTATTTAATAGTGAAACAAACGGTTAAACAGGTACAAGAAGACTTAATTCGTCTTCCGCAGATTATCTGTAGCAATAGTTATATTGGGGAAAAATCGATCGATCTTTTAAAAAGGGAGTTAGGAATTAGTAATCACTAA
- a CDS encoding S8 family peptidase has protein sequence MKKLLLISVFIIGLGFALFNFKGLATKGEFNSIIINFRQDIPANTLEQNLSTIASKIQEIPILNSIFSEPERIYIIEGDKKTIKKLRQSDLKEEIEYIEPNYIYHSLEQPNDPQYTQQWNLRSINVEQAWDETKGEGITVAVIDTGVTKVPDLDQTEFVEGYDFVNNKTDAQDDVGHGTHVAGTIAQSTNNNYGVAGIAYQAKIMPLKVLGVNGGTVADIAEAIKFATDHNADVINMSLGGGGDSQLMRDAIQYAHDKGVVIIAAAGNENRNSASFPARYPQIISVAATDSVGNKAPYSNFGAGVDISAPGGSETGKIIQETIVDNKPSFIGFQGTSMASPHVAGVAALIKATGVENPDEVREILIQSARKIEKDPLNHYGAGQLDAGQAVKLALKGKITPKDFLRWLKNSGYLNPGFWLDGGTITLLPKLGMVLGSYLLAWFLRNYLTFNLSLATGLVTGSSGLFFLQGLYIFDLPQWPLRLMGSSVPELGNVVMGTTSLNPFFASALIPLILILLFLSHPILKWISIGCTLGVASCLTITAFTNPFVWGFGYGLASQIFLLVNAVICFYLASLASKTLNSTSIV, from the coding sequence ATGAAAAAACTATTACTTATTTCCGTCTTTATAATCGGTTTAGGGTTTGCTTTATTTAACTTCAAAGGATTAGCAACCAAAGGCGAATTTAACTCTATTATCATTAATTTTCGTCAAGATATTCCTGCCAATACATTAGAACAGAATTTATCTACGATCGCTTCAAAAATCCAAGAAATACCCATTTTAAATAGTATATTTTCCGAACCAGAAAGAATTTATATCATTGAGGGAGATAAAAAGACTATTAAAAAATTACGTCAATCAGATCTCAAAGAAGAAATAGAGTATATAGAACCGAATTATATTTATCATAGTTTAGAACAACCCAACGATCCTCAATATACCCAACAGTGGAATTTACGCAGTATCAATGTTGAACAAGCATGGGATGAAACTAAAGGTGAAGGCATAACTGTTGCTGTCATTGACACAGGAGTAACCAAAGTACCTGATTTAGATCAAACTGAGTTTGTGGAAGGTTATGATTTTGTCAATAATAAAACCGATGCCCAAGATGATGTAGGACATGGTACTCATGTAGCTGGTACGATCGCCCAATCCACCAATAATAATTATGGAGTAGCAGGAATCGCTTATCAAGCAAAAATAATGCCCTTAAAAGTATTAGGAGTAAACGGGGGTACGGTAGCCGATATAGCTGAAGCTATCAAATTTGCAACAGATCATAATGCAGATGTAATTAATATGAGTTTAGGAGGAGGAGGAGATAGCCAACTGATGCGAGATGCAATTCAATATGCCCATGATAAAGGAGTCGTAATCATCGCCGCCGCAGGTAATGAAAATCGCAATTCAGCCTCATTTCCCGCCCGTTATCCTCAAATAATCAGCGTTGCTGCCACTGATTCCGTAGGTAATAAAGCACCTTACTCTAATTTTGGTGCAGGAGTTGATATATCTGCTCCCGGAGGCAGTGAAACAGGTAAAATTATTCAAGAAACGATCGTTGATAATAAACCCAGTTTTATTGGTTTTCAGGGTACAAGTATGGCTTCACCTCACGTTGCAGGAGTTGCCGCCTTAATTAAAGCCACAGGAGTTGAAAATCCCGATGAAGTGCGAGAAATATTAATTCAATCTGCTCGTAAAATTGAAAAAGATCCCTTAAACCATTATGGTGCAGGACAACTCGATGCGGGTCAAGCGGTAAAATTAGCTTTGAAAGGAAAAATCACTCCCAAAGACTTTTTACGATGGTTAAAAAATAGTGGTTACTTAAATCCCGGATTCTGGTTAGACGGTGGCACAATTACTTTACTACCAAAATTAGGAATGGTTTTAGGTTCATATCTATTAGCATGGTTTTTGCGCAATTACCTCACCTTTAATCTCAGTTTAGCCACAGGCTTAGTTACGGGCAGTAGTGGACTATTCTTTTTACAAGGATTGTATATTTTTGACTTACCTCAATGGCCTCTTCGTCTAATGGGTAGTTCAGTACCAGAATTGGGTAACGTAGTAATGGGTACAACTAGCTTAAATCCTTTTTTTGCTAGTGCTTTAATTCCTCTTATTTTAATTCTCTTATTTCTAAGTCATCCTATACTGAAATGGATTTCGATCGGTTGCACTTTGGGAGTTGCTTCTTGTTTAACAATTACCGCTTTTACTAATCCTTTTGTGTGGGGTTTTGGTTATGGTTTAGCCTCTCAAATTTTCTTATTGGTTAATGCTGTAATTTGCTTTTATTTGGCTAGTTTAGCTAGTAAAACTCTTAATTCTACGTCCATAGTTTAG